From the genome of Variovorax sp. RA8, one region includes:
- a CDS encoding NAD(P)/FAD-dependent oxidoreductase gives MKLTSYWLDTSEPFRNATAGPVHGSCDVAVIGGGLTGCSAALALARKGARIVLLEAETIGHAASGRNGGMCNNGFAQDYGTMSAKLGKEVADRLYRAFDAGVNTVERLVAEEKIDCSFARVGKIKLAAKPEHYDKLARSQELLAANVDPDTEMVSRADIAGEVGSDRFHGGLIYRKGAGMHVGRFVRGLAEAAARRGAEIHEQAPMTGLRPAPGGGHQIETPTGRLYAKQVLLASGTSQTGPLGWIRRRIVPVGAFLIVTEPLPIEMLDRLLPRRRMAVDTKNLVNYFRTTPDNRLLFGGRARFAVSNPSSDEKSGAILQAALHDVFPDLRHARIDYCWGGMVDMTRDRLPRAGERNGIYYSMGYSGHGTQMSTLMGTIMAEVMDGRAELNPWKDFDWPAIPGHVGPPWFLPLVGAYYRLKDKLA, from the coding sequence ATGAAGCTGACCTCGTATTGGCTGGACACCTCGGAGCCTTTCCGCAACGCCACTGCAGGACCGGTGCACGGCAGCTGCGACGTCGCGGTGATCGGCGGCGGCCTGACCGGCTGTTCGGCTGCGCTGGCGCTTGCCAGGAAGGGTGCACGCATCGTGCTCCTGGAAGCCGAGACCATCGGGCACGCCGCCTCCGGTCGCAACGGCGGCATGTGCAACAACGGCTTTGCCCAGGACTACGGCACGATGTCGGCCAAACTCGGCAAGGAAGTCGCCGACCGGCTCTATCGGGCATTCGACGCCGGAGTCAATACGGTCGAGCGCCTGGTGGCGGAAGAGAAGATCGACTGCAGCTTCGCGCGCGTTGGCAAGATCAAGCTCGCGGCCAAGCCCGAGCACTACGACAAGCTGGCGCGCAGTCAGGAACTGCTGGCGGCCAACGTCGACCCCGACACGGAGATGGTCAGTCGCGCCGACATTGCCGGCGAGGTGGGGTCGGACCGCTTCCACGGCGGGCTGATTTACCGCAAAGGCGCCGGCATGCATGTCGGGCGCTTCGTCCGCGGCTTGGCGGAGGCGGCAGCGCGGCGTGGCGCGGAGATCCACGAGCAGGCGCCGATGACGGGCCTGCGACCCGCGCCCGGCGGAGGCCACCAGATCGAGACACCGACGGGCCGCCTCTACGCCAAGCAGGTTCTGCTGGCGAGCGGAACCTCGCAGACGGGGCCGCTCGGCTGGATTCGACGTCGCATCGTGCCGGTCGGCGCGTTCCTGATCGTCACCGAGCCCCTGCCGATAGAGATGCTCGATCGGCTGTTGCCGCGGCGCCGGATGGCGGTCGATACCAAGAATCTCGTCAACTACTTCCGAACGACGCCCGACAACCGGCTGCTGTTCGGTGGACGCGCCCGCTTCGCCGTCTCCAACCCGAGCTCCGACGAGAAGAGTGGCGCGATCCTGCAGGCGGCATTGCACGACGTCTTTCCCGACCTTCGCCACGCACGCATCGACTATTGCTGGGGCGGCATGGTCGACATGACGCGTGACCGCCTGCCACGCGCCGGCGAGCGCAACGGCATCTATTACTCGATGGGCTACAGCGGCCACGGCACCCAGATGTCGACCCTGATGGGGACGATCATGGCGGAAGTCATGGACGGGCGTGCCGAACTCAATCCCTGGAAAGACTTCGACTGGCCCGCGATACCAGGCCATGTCGGACCCCCGTGGTTCCTGCCGCTGGTAGGCGCCTACTACCGGCTCAAGGACAA
- a CDS encoding LysR family transcriptional regulator → MISSEDLRFFNVLAKSASLAEAARKMDVTPPAVTQRLQALEARIGIRLIDRSGRRMVLTDEGDLVASHGTIVADAMEALSEALANRKKAVSGHLRIAAPHGFGRLHVAPVVDAFAKAHPGVTVTLDLADHPGAHLVESSDVIVHIGPPGAQNQIVTTLAPNRRILCPSPDYLASASPIQSPSDLLRHRCLVVRENDEDVTLWRFVHASREPETVRIRPTMCSNDGAVVRDWAVAGRGVAIRSEWNVAADLTAGRLKRVLASWEVPAADVVAMLGTRFGRSARATAFLAMLRQSLAPPPWRRRAAR, encoded by the coding sequence ATGATCAGCTCCGAGGATCTGCGCTTCTTCAACGTGCTGGCCAAGTCCGCGTCGCTCGCTGAAGCTGCCCGGAAGATGGATGTCACGCCCCCGGCCGTCACCCAGCGCCTGCAAGCGCTGGAAGCGCGGATCGGCATCCGGCTGATCGACCGGTCCGGCCGCAGGATGGTCCTCACCGACGAAGGGGATCTGGTCGCATCGCACGGAACGATCGTGGCCGACGCGATGGAGGCGCTGTCCGAGGCGCTGGCCAATCGCAAGAAGGCGGTCAGCGGGCATCTGCGCATCGCCGCGCCGCATGGGTTCGGCCGGCTGCATGTCGCACCCGTGGTCGACGCGTTTGCAAAAGCGCATCCGGGCGTGACGGTCACCCTCGACCTTGCCGACCACCCCGGCGCGCACCTGGTGGAGAGCAGTGACGTCATTGTCCACATCGGACCGCCTGGTGCCCAGAACCAGATCGTCACGACGCTGGCACCGAACCGACGCATCCTCTGCCCCAGCCCGGACTATCTCGCCAGTGCTTCGCCGATTCAGTCGCCTTCGGACTTGCTGCGGCATCGGTGTCTGGTGGTGAGGGAGAATGACGAAGACGTGACGCTGTGGCGCTTCGTGCACGCTTCGCGCGAGCCGGAGACCGTCCGGATCCGTCCTACCATGTGCAGCAATGACGGCGCGGTGGTGCGAGACTGGGCGGTGGCGGGGCGGGGTGTCGCGATCCGGTCGGAGTGGAATGTCGCTGCCGATCTGACAGCCGGTCGGCTCAAACGGGTGCTTGCGAGCTGGGAGGTTCCTGCCGCCGACGTCGTCGCCATGCTGGGCACCCGCTTCGGGCGAAGTGCGCGGGCTACGGCCTTTCTGGCGATGCTGCGCCAATCTCTTGCACCGCCACCATGGAGGCGAAGGGCCGCGCGATGA
- a CDS encoding GNAT family N-acetyltransferase, producing MSGEQFVTGIDVAQIPFATEHLAGALELSQEMLWPYRLEDWGFALELGQGFVLRNGAGTVIATAAWWAYGEDHASAGMIIVAKAAQGRGHGARLMDALLAAAHPRTITLNSTAEGLALYERRGFVRIGVIQQHQGVPDERHQAPPASLVRPMAPSDVEAVARLDRQATGWARRQMLDRLIQAGDGHVLVRDGEPRGFAVSRRFGRGHVIGPVVAEGAADARALIEAALAPLGKVFVRIDTAATSQLGDWLESIGLRQVGDATTMVKGPHIPPAGPARMFALANQSFN from the coding sequence ATGAGCGGCGAGCAGTTCGTGACTGGCATCGACGTGGCGCAGATCCCCTTTGCCACGGAACACCTGGCAGGCGCCCTTGAGCTTTCGCAGGAGATGTTGTGGCCCTATCGGCTCGAGGACTGGGGCTTCGCGCTCGAGCTCGGCCAGGGCTTCGTGCTCCGCAACGGCGCCGGCACGGTGATCGCGACTGCGGCCTGGTGGGCCTACGGCGAGGACCATGCTTCAGCCGGGATGATCATCGTCGCCAAGGCTGCGCAAGGCCGTGGCCACGGTGCCAGGCTGATGGACGCGCTGCTGGCAGCGGCGCACCCGCGGACCATCACGCTGAACTCGACGGCCGAAGGTCTGGCGCTTTATGAAAGGCGCGGCTTTGTCCGCATCGGCGTCATCCAACAGCATCAAGGCGTTCCCGACGAGCGCCACCAGGCGCCCCCGGCCAGTCTGGTCAGGCCGATGGCGCCATCGGATGTCGAGGCGGTCGCGCGTCTGGACCGTCAGGCCACGGGCTGGGCCCGGCGGCAGATGCTGGATCGGCTCATCCAGGCTGGTGACGGCCACGTGCTCGTGCGCGACGGCGAGCCGCGCGGCTTTGCCGTTTCACGCCGGTTCGGTCGCGGGCACGTCATCGGTCCCGTGGTCGCCGAAGGTGCGGCCGATGCGCGCGCCTTGATCGAAGCCGCGCTCGCGCCACTCGGCAAGGTTTTTGTCCGCATCGACACCGCTGCCACTTCGCAACTCGGGGACTGGCTCGAAAGCATCGGCCTGCGCCAGGTCGGTGACGCCACCACCATGGTCAAGGGGCCGCACATCCCGCCGGCGGGGCCAGCGCGCATGTTCGCGCTGGCCAACCAGTCGTTCAACTAG